From Sphingomonas hengshuiensis, one genomic window encodes:
- a CDS encoding dicarboxylate/amino acid:cation symporter: MALIATPTAPATRQRFWQRLYFWVVVGIVGGIAVGHFAPEFGAGLKPLGDGFIALVKMIIPPVIFLTVVTGIAGSRQLASLGRVVVKAFAYFLFFSTLALVVGLVVAHVVQPGAGMNVDPVTLNAAEVHGFEEKAHASTLTGFLLSIIPTTLVSAFTSGSILQVLFVAILFGVSLALVGEPARAVTDLLERLGLVVFRLVTIVMWAAPVGAFGAMAFTVGRYGLGTLQSLGTLVASFYFTSAFFVLVILGAVAALNGFSILKLIRYLKAELLLVLGTSSSEAALPALIEKMQRAGCDKEVVGVVVPTGYSFNLDGTNIYMTLAALFIAQATGVELTLGEQLALLGVAMLSSKGAAGVTGSGFITLAATLAIVPQVPIAGMALILGVDRFMSECRSLTNFMGNAVATVVVARWEGKLDRDQLRRALDSAPAPFPAAPPVETDPD; the protein is encoded by the coding sequence ATGGCGCTCATCGCGACACCCACGGCCCCGGCCACCCGCCAGCGCTTCTGGCAGCGGCTCTATTTCTGGGTCGTGGTCGGCATCGTCGGCGGGATCGCGGTCGGACATTTCGCGCCCGAATTCGGCGCCGGGCTCAAGCCGCTCGGCGACGGGTTCATAGCGCTGGTCAAGATGATCATCCCGCCGGTGATCTTCCTCACCGTCGTCACCGGCATCGCCGGGTCGCGCCAGCTCGCCTCGCTCGGCCGCGTGGTCGTGAAGGCCTTTGCCTATTTCCTGTTCTTCTCGACGCTGGCGCTGGTCGTCGGGCTGGTCGTCGCGCATGTGGTCCAGCCGGGTGCCGGGATGAACGTCGACCCCGTCACGCTCAACGCCGCCGAAGTCCATGGCTTCGAGGAAAAGGCGCATGCCTCGACGCTGACCGGCTTCCTGCTTTCGATCATCCCGACCACCTTGGTCTCGGCGTTCACCAGCGGCTCGATCCTCCAGGTGCTGTTCGTCGCAATCCTGTTCGGCGTCTCGCTCGCGCTGGTCGGCGAGCCCGCGCGCGCCGTCACCGATCTGCTCGAGCGACTCGGGCTGGTGGTGTTCCGACTCGTCACGATCGTGATGTGGGCAGCGCCGGTCGGCGCGTTCGGCGCGATGGCCTTCACCGTCGGGCGCTATGGGCTGGGCACGCTCCAGAGCCTGGGCACCCTGGTCGCCAGCTTCTACTTCACGTCGGCGTTTTTCGTGCTGGTCATCCTCGGCGCGGTCGCCGCGCTCAACGGCTTCTCGATCCTAAAGCTGATTCGCTATCTCAAGGCCGAGCTGCTGCTGGTGCTCGGCACCTCCTCCTCCGAAGCGGCGCTCCCCGCGCTGATCGAAAAGATGCAGCGCGCCGGGTGCGACAAGGAAGTCGTCGGGGTCGTCGTCCCCACCGGCTATTCGTTCAACCTCGACGGCACCAACATCTACATGACGCTGGCGGCCTTGTTCATCGCGCAGGCGACCGGCGTGGAGCTGACGCTGGGCGAGCAGCTCGCGCTGCTGGGCGTGGCGATGCTCAGTTCGAAGGGCGCGGCGGGGGTGACCGGCTCGGGCTTCATCACGCTGGCGGCGACGCTGGCGATCGTGCCGCAGGTGCCGATTGCGGGCATGGCGCTGATCCTCGGCGTCGATCGCTTCATGAGCGAATGCCGCAGCCTGACCAATTTCATGGGCAATGCCGTCGCGACGGTGGTCGTCGCGCGCTGGGAAGGCAAGCTCGACCGCGACCAGCTCCGCCGCGCGCTGGACAGTGCCCCCGCCCCCTTCCCCGCCGCGCCACCGGTCGAGACCGACCCCGACTGA
- a CDS encoding M20/M25/M40 family metallo-hydrolase: MKKPLLLAAVAALALPLSALAQTAPDVAALRDAALKDEVAWDVVEGLTTEVGQRLAATEAEARARDWGVKKLTALGFQNVHIETYRMPVWVRGAETAEVVGPSAQKLTIAALGNSGSTGPKGVEAEIVYFPTMADLAAAPAERVKGKIAFVSHSMTATQDGSHYGAFGAARRAGPNVAATKGAVAILIRSIGTDYHRNPHTGVTNWAKGVTPIAAAALSLPDAEQLERLLKRGPVRLRLLVTPEFKGEAESGNVIGDVPGSDPAAGIVLVGGHLDSWDLGTGAIDDAAGIAITTAAAKAVMAAGQPRRTIRVVWFGAEEVGGFGGAAYAKAHTGERHVFASESDSGADRVWKFETNLPVGAAPIADRLAIALAPLGIARGRGEAHGGTDVGPILQTGVAGIDLSQSALRYFDYHHTPDDTLDKIDPAQLRQNVAAWTTLLTIVANAPEDIAGVPPHGE; the protein is encoded by the coding sequence ATGAAAAAGCCCCTGCTGCTCGCCGCCGTCGCCGCGCTCGCCCTGCCTCTTTCCGCCCTTGCCCAGACCGCGCCCGATGTGGCGGCGTTGCGCGACGCCGCGCTCAAGGACGAGGTGGCGTGGGATGTGGTCGAGGGGCTGACCACCGAAGTCGGCCAGCGGCTCGCCGCGACCGAGGCGGAGGCGCGGGCGCGCGACTGGGGCGTGAAGAAGCTGACCGCGCTCGGCTTCCAGAATGTCCATATCGAGACCTATCGCATGCCCGTCTGGGTGCGCGGCGCCGAGACCGCCGAAGTCGTCGGCCCCTCGGCACAAAAGCTGACGATCGCCGCGCTCGGCAATTCGGGGAGCACCGGGCCGAAGGGCGTCGAGGCGGAAATCGTCTATTTCCCGACCATGGCCGATCTCGCCGCCGCCCCGGCGGAGCGCGTCAAGGGCAAGATCGCATTCGTCAGCCATTCGATGACCGCGACGCAGGACGGTTCGCACTATGGCGCGTTCGGCGCCGCCCGCCGCGCTGGCCCCAATGTCGCCGCGACCAAGGGCGCCGTCGCGATCCTGATCCGCTCGATCGGCACCGACTATCACCGCAACCCGCATACCGGCGTGACCAACTGGGCAAAGGGCGTGACTCCGATCGCCGCCGCCGCGCTCTCGCTCCCCGATGCCGAACAGCTCGAACGCCTGCTCAAGCGCGGCCCGGTGCGGCTGCGGCTGCTCGTCACGCCGGAATTCAAGGGCGAGGCCGAATCGGGCAACGTCATCGGCGATGTGCCCGGCAGCGACCCTGCGGCGGGAATCGTGCTGGTCGGGGGGCACCTCGATAGCTGGGACCTGGGCACCGGCGCGATCGACGACGCGGCGGGAATCGCGATCACCACTGCCGCGGCAAAGGCCGTCATGGCGGCGGGCCAGCCGCGCCGCACGATCCGCGTGGTGTGGTTCGGCGCCGAGGAAGTCGGCGGCTTCGGCGGCGCGGCCTATGCCAAGGCGCATACCGGCGAACGCCATGTCTTCGCGTCCGAATCGGATTCCGGGGCAGATCGGGTGTGGAAGTTCGAGACCAACCTCCCCGTCGGTGCCGCACCGATCGCGGATCGGCTGGCGATCGCGCTGGCCCCTCTGGGCATCGCGCGCGGACGGGGAGAGGCGCATGGCGGCACCGATGTCGGCCCGATCCTCCAGACCGGGGTCGCCGGAATCGACTTGTCGCAATCCGCCTTGCGTTATTTCGATTATCATCACACCCCCGACGACACGCTCGATAAGATCGATCCGGCGCAGCTCCGTCAGAATGTGGCGGCATGGACCACGCTGCTGACAATCGTGGCAAATGCGCCCGAGGACATCGCCGGGGTGCCGCCGCACGGGGAGTGA